A DNA window from Ctenopharyngodon idella isolate HZGC_01 chromosome 10, HZGC01, whole genome shotgun sequence contains the following coding sequences:
- the rhobtb2b gene encoding rho-related BTB domain-containing protein 2 isoform X1 → MHPFSSLRSQFTDTDMEYERPNVETIKCVVVGDNAVGKTRLICARACNATLTQYQLLATHVPTVWAIDQYRVCQEVLERSRDVVDDVSVSLRLWDTFGDHHKDRRFAYGRSDVVVLCFSIANPNSLFHVKTMWYPEIKHFCPRAPVILVGCQLDLRYADLEAVNRARRPLARPIKANEILPPEKGREVAKELGVPYYETSVVAQFGVKDVFDNAIRAALISRRHLQFWKSHLRDVQRPLLQAPFLPPKPPPPVIVIPPPPSTTEEHPARLLEEPLCADVVLVLQKHQRVFAHKVYLATASSKFYDLFLQDVKAEADGKQPPGWEPPTRAASFDMCESSDEDSRVNLRACISDGTLIGADSDGILEGGCGGRLLSSLGRAFVSIRRETVQDPVTFISRPMTVVHMDPSVLLGPFRVVMRYLYTGQLDEHEKDLMQIAHIAELLEVFDLRMMVANILNDEAFMNQEITKAFHVRRTNRVKECLAKGTFSDVVFKLDDGTVQAHKPLLISSCDWMAAMFGGPFVESCTKEVLFPNTTRSSMQAVLEYLYTGRFCSRPDLDAMELIILANRLCLPHLVALTELHTVTVLKEAADLGTDIDGDVLVYLEMAQFHCAYQLTDWCLHHICTNYNNVCRKFPRDMRAKSAENQEYFEKHRWPPVWYLKEDDHYQRARKEREKEDYLSQKRQSKRKWVLWNLPPSPTNPSSSSSSSSSSGSSAII, encoded by the exons ATGCATCCCTTCAGTTCACTTCG GTCCCAGTTTACAGATACTGACATGGAATATGAGAGGCCTAATGTCGAGACCATTAAATGTGTGGTAGTGGGGGACAATGCTGTGGGCAAAACGCGGCTGATCTGTGCCCGAGCATGTAACGCCACTCTTACGCAGTACCAGCTCCTCGCCACGCATGTGCCCACTGTCTGGGCCATTGACCAGTATAGAGTCTGTCAAGAG GTTCTGGAGCGCTCCAGAGATGTAGTGGATGATGTAAGTGTGTCTCTTCGATTATGGGACACTTTTGGAGACCACCACAAAGACCGGCGCTTTGCTTACGGCAG GTCAGACGTGGTGGTCCTGTGCTTCTCCATCGCCAACCCCAATTCTCTCTTTCACGTGAAAACTATGTGGTACCCAGAGATCAAGCACTTCTGCCCTCGTGCCCCAGTCATCCTGGTGGGCTGCCAGTTAGACCTGCGTTACGCTGACCTGGAGGCTGTTAATCGGGCACGGAGGCCTCTTGCCAG ACCCATCAAAGCAAATGAGATTCTTCCTCCTGAGAAGGGTCGTGAGGTGGCCAAAGAACTGGGTGTGCCGTACTACGAGACCAGCGTTGTGGCTCAGTTTGGAGTGAAGGACGTGTTTGACAATGCCATTCGCGCTGCTCTCATCTCACGGCGCCACCTGCAGTTCTGGAAGTCTCACTTGAGGGACGTCCAACGGCCCCTTTTGCAGGCACCTTTCCTGCCTCCAAAGCCTCCTCCACCTGTTATAGTCATCCCGCCGCCTCCTTCCACCACTGAGGAGCACCCGGCCCGGCTGCTGGAGGAGCCGCTGTGTGCTGATGTGGTTCTGGTTCTCCAAAAGCACCAGCGAGTCTTCGCTCATAAGGTCTACCTCGCCACGGCCTCTTCGAAATTCTACGACCTTTTTCTCCAGGATGTGAAGGCTGAGGCTGATGGGAAGCAACCTCCCGGATGGGAGCCCCCTACACGGGCGGCCAGCTTTGACATGTGTGAGAGCAGTGATGAAGATAGCAGGGTCAACCTCAGGGCCTGCATCAGTGACGGGACCCTGATCGGCGCAGACTCCGATGGGATACTGGAGGGTGGCTGCGGGGGGCGGCTTTTGTCGTCTTTGGGTCGGGCTTTCGTCAGCATCAGGAGAGAAACGGTCCAGGACCCCGTCACATTCATCTCCCGGCCGATGACGGTGGTGCACATGGACCCTTCGGTGTTGCTCGGGCCGTTTCGCGTGGTCATGCGTTACCTATACACTGGACAGTTGGACGAGCACGAGAAGGACCTAATGCAAATCGCCCACATCGCCGAGTTGCTGGAAGTGTTCGACTTGCGCATGATGGTCGCCAACATCCTGAATGACGAGGCCTTCATGAACCAAGAGATCACAAAGGCTTTCCATGTGCGACGGACCAATCGGGTGAAGGAATGCCTGGCTAAAGGAACTTTCTCAG ATGTGGTGTTTAAACTGGATGATGGTACCGTTCAGGCCCATAAACCTCTACTCATCTCTAGCTGTGATTGGATGGCAGCCATGTTTGGTGGGCCTTTTGTCGAGAGCTGTACTAAAGAG GTGTTGTTCCCAAACACGACCCGCAGTAGTATGCAGGCGGTGCTGGAGTATCTCTACACGGGACGCTTCTGCTCCAGACCTGACCTGGACGCCATGGAGCTCATCATCTTGGCCAATCGCCTCTGCTTGCCTCACCTGGTCGCTCTCACAG AGCTCCATACTGTGACAGTTCTGAAGGAGGCTGCTGACCTGGGCACGGACATTGACGGAGATGTGCTGGTATATTTGGAGATGGCTCAG TTCCACTGTGCCTACCAGCTCACCGATTGGTGCCTTCACCACATCTGCACCAACTACAACAACGTGTGCCGCAAATTCCCCAGGGACATGAGGGCCAAATCAGCAG AGAACCAAGAATACTTCGAGAAGCACCGCTGGCCTCCGGTCTGGTACCTGAAGGAGGACGACCACTACCAGAGAGCACGGAAGGAGCGGGAAAAGGAGGACTACCTGTCGCAGAAGCGGCAGAGCAAGCGTAAATGGGTGCTGTGGAATCTTCCGCCCTCCCCTACAAACCCctcttcatcttcctcatcGTCCTCATCCTCAGGCTCCTCTGCTATCATCTGA
- the rhobtb2b gene encoding rho-related BTB domain-containing protein 2 isoform X2, translated as MEYERPNVETIKCVVVGDNAVGKTRLICARACNATLTQYQLLATHVPTVWAIDQYRVCQEVLERSRDVVDDVSVSLRLWDTFGDHHKDRRFAYGRSDVVVLCFSIANPNSLFHVKTMWYPEIKHFCPRAPVILVGCQLDLRYADLEAVNRARRPLARPIKANEILPPEKGREVAKELGVPYYETSVVAQFGVKDVFDNAIRAALISRRHLQFWKSHLRDVQRPLLQAPFLPPKPPPPVIVIPPPPSTTEEHPARLLEEPLCADVVLVLQKHQRVFAHKVYLATASSKFYDLFLQDVKAEADGKQPPGWEPPTRAASFDMCESSDEDSRVNLRACISDGTLIGADSDGILEGGCGGRLLSSLGRAFVSIRRETVQDPVTFISRPMTVVHMDPSVLLGPFRVVMRYLYTGQLDEHEKDLMQIAHIAELLEVFDLRMMVANILNDEAFMNQEITKAFHVRRTNRVKECLAKGTFSDVVFKLDDGTVQAHKPLLISSCDWMAAMFGGPFVESCTKEVLFPNTTRSSMQAVLEYLYTGRFCSRPDLDAMELIILANRLCLPHLVALTELHTVTVLKEAADLGTDIDGDVLVYLEMAQFHCAYQLTDWCLHHICTNYNNVCRKFPRDMRAKSAENQEYFEKHRWPPVWYLKEDDHYQRARKEREKEDYLSQKRQSKRKWVLWNLPPSPTNPSSSSSSSSSSGSSAII; from the exons ATGGAATATGAGAGGCCTAATGTCGAGACCATTAAATGTGTGGTAGTGGGGGACAATGCTGTGGGCAAAACGCGGCTGATCTGTGCCCGAGCATGTAACGCCACTCTTACGCAGTACCAGCTCCTCGCCACGCATGTGCCCACTGTCTGGGCCATTGACCAGTATAGAGTCTGTCAAGAG GTTCTGGAGCGCTCCAGAGATGTAGTGGATGATGTAAGTGTGTCTCTTCGATTATGGGACACTTTTGGAGACCACCACAAAGACCGGCGCTTTGCTTACGGCAG GTCAGACGTGGTGGTCCTGTGCTTCTCCATCGCCAACCCCAATTCTCTCTTTCACGTGAAAACTATGTGGTACCCAGAGATCAAGCACTTCTGCCCTCGTGCCCCAGTCATCCTGGTGGGCTGCCAGTTAGACCTGCGTTACGCTGACCTGGAGGCTGTTAATCGGGCACGGAGGCCTCTTGCCAG ACCCATCAAAGCAAATGAGATTCTTCCTCCTGAGAAGGGTCGTGAGGTGGCCAAAGAACTGGGTGTGCCGTACTACGAGACCAGCGTTGTGGCTCAGTTTGGAGTGAAGGACGTGTTTGACAATGCCATTCGCGCTGCTCTCATCTCACGGCGCCACCTGCAGTTCTGGAAGTCTCACTTGAGGGACGTCCAACGGCCCCTTTTGCAGGCACCTTTCCTGCCTCCAAAGCCTCCTCCACCTGTTATAGTCATCCCGCCGCCTCCTTCCACCACTGAGGAGCACCCGGCCCGGCTGCTGGAGGAGCCGCTGTGTGCTGATGTGGTTCTGGTTCTCCAAAAGCACCAGCGAGTCTTCGCTCATAAGGTCTACCTCGCCACGGCCTCTTCGAAATTCTACGACCTTTTTCTCCAGGATGTGAAGGCTGAGGCTGATGGGAAGCAACCTCCCGGATGGGAGCCCCCTACACGGGCGGCCAGCTTTGACATGTGTGAGAGCAGTGATGAAGATAGCAGGGTCAACCTCAGGGCCTGCATCAGTGACGGGACCCTGATCGGCGCAGACTCCGATGGGATACTGGAGGGTGGCTGCGGGGGGCGGCTTTTGTCGTCTTTGGGTCGGGCTTTCGTCAGCATCAGGAGAGAAACGGTCCAGGACCCCGTCACATTCATCTCCCGGCCGATGACGGTGGTGCACATGGACCCTTCGGTGTTGCTCGGGCCGTTTCGCGTGGTCATGCGTTACCTATACACTGGACAGTTGGACGAGCACGAGAAGGACCTAATGCAAATCGCCCACATCGCCGAGTTGCTGGAAGTGTTCGACTTGCGCATGATGGTCGCCAACATCCTGAATGACGAGGCCTTCATGAACCAAGAGATCACAAAGGCTTTCCATGTGCGACGGACCAATCGGGTGAAGGAATGCCTGGCTAAAGGAACTTTCTCAG ATGTGGTGTTTAAACTGGATGATGGTACCGTTCAGGCCCATAAACCTCTACTCATCTCTAGCTGTGATTGGATGGCAGCCATGTTTGGTGGGCCTTTTGTCGAGAGCTGTACTAAAGAG GTGTTGTTCCCAAACACGACCCGCAGTAGTATGCAGGCGGTGCTGGAGTATCTCTACACGGGACGCTTCTGCTCCAGACCTGACCTGGACGCCATGGAGCTCATCATCTTGGCCAATCGCCTCTGCTTGCCTCACCTGGTCGCTCTCACAG AGCTCCATACTGTGACAGTTCTGAAGGAGGCTGCTGACCTGGGCACGGACATTGACGGAGATGTGCTGGTATATTTGGAGATGGCTCAG TTCCACTGTGCCTACCAGCTCACCGATTGGTGCCTTCACCACATCTGCACCAACTACAACAACGTGTGCCGCAAATTCCCCAGGGACATGAGGGCCAAATCAGCAG AGAACCAAGAATACTTCGAGAAGCACCGCTGGCCTCCGGTCTGGTACCTGAAGGAGGACGACCACTACCAGAGAGCACGGAAGGAGCGGGAAAAGGAGGACTACCTGTCGCAGAAGCGGCAGAGCAAGCGTAAATGGGTGCTGTGGAATCTTCCGCCCTCCCCTACAAACCCctcttcatcttcctcatcGTCCTCATCCTCAGGCTCCTCTGCTATCATCTGA